A genomic region of Cannabis sativa cultivar Pink pepper isolate KNU-18-1 chromosome 1, ASM2916894v1, whole genome shotgun sequence contains the following coding sequences:
- the LOC115705775 gene encoding NADPH-dependent pterin aldehyde reductase, giving the protein MNALGSRAMAGGVNPRTILITGVSKGLGKALALELAKQGHTIIGCSRAQEKLNSLQLELNSATGSPASQPISSSSDRHLLINADVRLNSSVEELARTVMAKKGVPDIIVNNAGTINKNNKIWEVPEEEFDTVIETNVKGVANMLRHFIPLMLASKQGIIVNMSSGWGRSGAALVAPYCASKWAVEGLTRSVAKELPEGMATVALNPGVINTDMLASCFGTSAGLYQTPESWALKAAAMILNLTAADNGASLTV; this is encoded by the coding sequence ATGAATGCGCTTGGAAGCAGAGCAATGGCTGGGGGGGTCAATCCTAGGACCATATTAATAACAGGGGTGAGTAAAGGACTTGGGAAAGCCCTAGCTTTGGAACTGGCAAAGCAAGGTCACACAATAATCGGGTGCTCTCGGGCCCAGGAAAAGCTCAACTCCCTTCAATTAGAGCTCAACTCTGCTACTGGTTCTCCTGCTTCACAACCTATCTCTTCATCATCTGACAGACACTTGCTGATCAATGCTGATGTTAGGTTGAATAGCAGTGTTGAAGAATTGGCACGGACGGTGATGGCAAAGAAGGGCGTTCCCGATATCATAGTAAACAATGCAGGGACAATCAACAAGAACAACAAAATTTGGGAGGTTCCGGAAGAAGAGTTTGATACTGTTATCGAGACAAATGTGAAAGGTGTAGCAAACATGTTGCGTCACTTCATCCCGCTAATGCTTGCTAGCAAACAAGGAATTATAGTGAATATGTCATCTGGATGGGGAAGATCAGGAGCAGCACTGGTTGCACCTTACTGTGCATCGAAATGGGCTGTTGAGGGCTTAACAAGGTCTGTTGCTAAGGAGTTGCCTGAGGGAATGGCAACTGTTGCTCTCAATCCTGGTGTGATAAATACTGATATGCTTGCTTCATGCTTTGGCACTTCCGCCGGATTGTACCAGACACCTGAATCTTGGGCACTAAAGGCAGCTGCAATGATTTTGAATCTTACAGCAGCAGATAATGGGGCTTCTCTCACTGTTTGA
- the LOC115705730 gene encoding polyadenylation and cleavage factor homolog 4 isoform X3 — MRHLFGTWSSVFPPAVLNKIEEQLQFSPSVNQQSSRMPPLRASESPRPTHGIHVNPKYLRQVEHSAAESHMQQAGRASALNIYAQKPGIGTIGRDDELGKWQRKPYHNQNQFETSAAYKVSNGREHQGPRALIDAYGSDDRKSTLSDRPLQVERIDANGLEHRASLMSWQHTEEEEFDWEDMTPNLAADRGRAGEFLPSLRSFKARPNFLAPRTTLVESDTRNSWSSQAQLPAADDSSIAMEDAVPPLGFGRGLPGNISRFQDETNHSLVSRYPQEHWNMAHLSQTSHHHSRGRGRNFQMPILPGGDNKSPFIDKLPDVSTQQLHGSLNVVSRMGSSTIESFNGESRSVVPSSLGVVPSSLGPRPVHVHNSNVPMHPGLPLRNQKVPYDFTNSSNTQNNQRPNKTSYGFDNKEQSLTKLPQFSYQNVSIAHANQHNQMQNPLQPQLLPTQDGRDNFLNSTGAPLPPHLVNPNLDRGYSARGYGVPTSTNMSNPVPLGQLSLPSNNIMNGSLHLQGGGVPPLPSGPPPTSLQAVLPSHNAGLPVPGQPPGSAFSGLIGSLMAQGLISLTKPTPVQEPVGLEFNVDLLKVRHESAINALYTDLQRQCTTCGLRFKSQEEHRSHMDWHVTKNRMSKNRKQKPSRKWFVSASMWLSGAEALGTDAVPGFLPTETVVEKKSDEEMAVPADEDQNTCALCGEAFEEFYSDETEEWMYKGAVYLNAVDVSTTGTDTSHLGPIVHAKCRSESSTVPPENFGQDEGGTIEEGSQRKRMRI, encoded by the exons CACATGCAGCAGGCAGGCAGGGCTTCAGCTCTGAACATATATGCTCAAAAACCTGGCATAGG AACAATTGGTAGAGATGATGAGCTTGGTAAATGGCAACGAAAACCGTATCATAATCAGAATCAGTTTGAAACTTCTGCAGCATACAAAGTCAGTAATGGACGTGAGCATCAAGGACCAAGGGCCTTAATTGATGCATATGGAAGTGATGACAGAAAATCAACTTTAAGTGATAGGCCTTTGCAGGTTGAGCGTATTGACGCAAATGGTTTGGAGCATAGGGCTTCTTTAATGTCATGGCAGCATACCGAAGAGGAAGAGTTCGACTGGGAAGATATGACTCCAAATTTAGCAGCAGACCGTGGTAGGGCTGGAGAATTCTTGCCATCTTTGAGAAGTTTTAAAGCAAGGCCAAATTTTTTAGCACCAAGAACTACCCTTGTGGAGTCTGATACTCGGAATAGTTGGTCAAGTCAGGCGCAGCTACCTGCAGCGGATGATTCCTCTATTGCTATGGAAGATGCAGTCCCTCCCCTTGGT TTTGGCCGTGGGTTGCCGGGTAACATATCTCGATTCCAAGATGAGACAAATCATAGTCTAGTTTCTCGTTATCCTCAAGAACACTGGAATATGGCTCACCTCTCTCAGACTTCACACCACCATTCCAGAGGAAGAGGCCGAAACTTCCAAATGCCCATACTTCCAGGTGGCGATAACAAGTCTCCTTTCATTGACAAGCTCCCAGATGTCAGTACACAACAACTTCATGGGTCCTTAAATGTAGTTTCAAGAATGGGTTCTTCCACGATAGAATCCTTTAATGGTGAATCTCGATCAGTTGTTCCATCATCACTGGGAGTTGTTCCATCATCACTGGGGCCAAGGCCAGTACACGTGCATAATTCGAATGTGCCAATGCATCCTGGTTTGCCATTGCGAAACCAGAAGGTTCCCTATGACTTTACGAATTCAAGCAATACCCAAAACAATCAACGCCCAAATAAGACTTCATATGGTTTTGACAACAAGGAGCAAAGTTTAACAAAGCTGCCGCAATTTTCTTATCAGAATGTTTCTATAGCTCATGCAAACCAGCACAACCAGATGCAAAATCCCTTACAACCACAACTTCTTCCAACACAGGATGGCCGTGATAATTTCCTTAACTCTACAGGTGCTCCTTTGCCACCTCATTTGGTGAATCCAAACTTGGATCGTGGATACAGTGCACGAGGATATGGTGTCCCTACTAGTACTAATATGTCAAACCCTGTCCCTCTTGGACAATTGAGCTTACCATCCAACAATATTATGAATGGCTCCTTGCACTTACAGGGTGGAGGCGTACCACCTTTGCCATCAGGACCTCCTCCTACTTCATTGCAAGCAGTTCTGCCTTCTCACAATGCTGGTCTGCCTGTCCCTGGCCAACCACCAGGGAGTGCATTCTCTGGTTTGATTGGTTCTCTAATGGCACAAGGTTTAATCTCATTGACCAAACCTACTCCTGTACAG gAACCTGTGGGACTCGAGTTTAATGTAGACCTTCTTAAGGTGCGTCATGAATCTGCAATAAATGCTCTCTATACTGATCTGCAAAGACAATGCACAACTTGTGGCCTCCGATTTAAGAGCCAAGAAGAGCACCGCAGTCATATGGATTGGCATGTGACAAAGAATCGAATGTCGAAGAACCGCAAACAGAAGCCCTCTcgtaagtggtttgtaagtgcaAGTATGTGGCTTAGTGGTGCAGAGGCACTGGGCACGGATGCAGTTCCTGGGTTTTTGCCCACTGAGACTGTAGTGGAAAAGAAGAGTGATGAAGAAATGGCAGTTCCTGCTGATGAGGATCAGAATACTTGTGCCCTATGTGGAGAAGCTTTTGAAGAGTTCTATAGTGACGAAACTGAGGAATGGATGTACAAGGGCGCTGTCTATTTAAATGCAGTAGATGTGTCAACAACAGGCACGGATACGTCTCACTTAGGTCCTATAGTGCATGCAAAATGCAGATCAGAGTCGAGTACCGTTCCCCCTGAAAATTTTGGACAAGATGAAGGG GGAACTATTGAAGAGGGTAGTCAAAGAAAACGAATGAGGATTTAG
- the LOC115705760 gene encoding chlorophyll(ide) b reductase NOL, chloroplastic, protein MAMASSLNLSSSPSLSPLFSSKAHLFFCHSLLQNNPFLHNYHRYATSLTVASRLGLSSSRGSGPDQVRAQAPSSETEPAVPPYNVLITGSTKGIGYALAKEFLKAGDNVLICSRSAERVESTVQSLREEFGEQHVWGTRCDVKEGQDVKDLVSFAKRNLGYIDIWINNAGSNAYSYKPLAEASDEDLIEVVNTNTLGLMLCCREAIKMMLNQPRGGHIFNIDGAGSDGRPTPRFAAYGATKRSVVHLTKSLQSELQMQDVKNVVVHNLSPGMVTTDLLMSGATTKQAKFFINVLAEPAEVVAEYLVPNIRSIIANGSMKPTYIRFLTGLKAYSQIFSRFAFGARRNRYVLED, encoded by the exons ATGGCTATGGCGTCTTCCCTCAACTTGTCTTCTTCCCCATCACTCTCCCCTCTCTTCTCCTCCAAAGCCCATCTCTTTTTTTGTCACTCTCTCCTCCAAAACAACCCATTTCTTCATAATTACCACCGTTACGCCACTTCTCTTACCGTTGCATCCCGTCTCGGCTTGAGCAGCTCCCGTGGCTCTGGCCCTGATCAGGTCAGAGCCCAAGCCCCTTCCTCAGAAACAGAACCAGCGGTGCCGCCTTACAACGTCCTCATTACTGGCTCAACCAAag GTATAGGATATGCTCTTGCGAAAGAGTTTTTAAAAGCAGGTGATAATGTTTTGATTTGCTCAAGATCAG CAGAGAGAGTGGAATCTACTGTACAGAGCTTAAGAGAAGAATTTGGGGAGCAGCATGTGTGG GGTACTCGATGTGATGTTAAAGAAGGACAGGATGTCAAAGATCTAGTTTCATTTGCCAAAAGAAATTTAGGCTACATTGATATTTGG ATAAATAATGCAGGATCAAATGCATATAGTTATAAACCACTGGCTGAGGCATCAGATGAAGACCTCAT TGAAGTTGTCAATACCAACACCCTTGGTTTGATGCTCTGTTGCCGAGAG GCAATAAAGATGATGTTGAACCAGCCTCGAGGCGGGCATATCTTCAACATTGATGGAGCAGGTTCAGATGGAAGACCAACTCCAAG ATTTGCTGCATATGGGGCAACAAAACGCAGTGTGGTACATTTAACGAAATCATTACAG TCAGAATTGCAGATGCAAGATGTCAAAAATGTGGTGGTACATAATTTGTCG CCAGGAATGGTGACCACTGATCTTCTCATGTCTGGTGCTACTACAAAACag GCCAAGTTTTTCATCAATGTTTTGGCAGAACCAGCTGAAGTG GTTGCAGAATACCTTGTTCCAAACATAAGGTCCATCATTGCCAATGGATCTATGAAGCCAACTTATATTCGTTTCCTCACTGGGTTGAAAGCTTACTCTCAGATATTTTCA AGATTTGCTTTTGGTGCTAGAAGAAATAGATATGTGCTTGAAGATTGA